The proteins below are encoded in one region of Pontibacter deserti:
- a CDS encoding glycosyltransferase family 4 protein → MEDELVIGFLSARDPRDKRTWSGIYYMMWKALEKQFPKVILLGPVKLPLFFTFIFALLHIIHRFNGKRFNKKNNYLISKYYGYVFNKKLKRKKIDVLFAPTASVEIAYLNTRLPICYYSDSSFGQLNEYYASFSNFSKSSIKTSNRIEQRAISNSACNVYPSSWAADYAKLNYKAKNTYVIKMGANIDIPPTKSEVTKHYNHKIKLLFLGVDWKRKGGDIVLETVEQLTKKGYDFQLMVCGCKPAREHPHITAIPFLDKNKAEDRKAFNKLLYDTDILFLPTRAECYGIVFCEANAFGVPVISTDTGGVSSIIEDGVNGFLLPLTAKAEAYTDKIEYLINNKNVLKKMSLKAREKYEEELNWEVWGKKMREILLMIFNNEPQKSL, encoded by the coding sequence ATGGAAGATGAATTAGTGATCGGGTTTTTGAGTGCCAGAGATCCCAGAGATAAAAGGACATGGTCTGGTATTTATTACATGATGTGGAAGGCGTTGGAAAAACAATTTCCTAAGGTAATACTATTAGGTCCTGTAAAGCTTCCTCTTTTTTTCACTTTCATCTTTGCCTTGCTTCATATCATTCATCGATTTAATGGGAAAAGGTTCAACAAGAAAAACAATTATTTGATAAGTAAATACTACGGGTATGTTTTTAACAAAAAGTTAAAGCGAAAAAAAATAGATGTACTTTTTGCCCCTACTGCTTCAGTTGAAATTGCATACTTAAATACACGCCTACCAATTTGTTATTATTCAGATTCTTCTTTCGGCCAGCTGAATGAATACTATGCCAGCTTCTCTAATTTCTCAAAATCGTCCATAAAAACATCAAACAGAATTGAGCAACGGGCTATCAGTAATTCAGCCTGCAATGTTTATCCGTCTTCGTGGGCTGCAGATTATGCTAAGTTAAATTATAAGGCTAAGAATACTTATGTTATAAAAATGGGAGCCAATATTGATATCCCACCTACTAAAAGCGAGGTAACCAAGCATTATAACCATAAAATAAAACTGCTTTTTCTTGGGGTAGATTGGAAGAGAAAAGGTGGAGACATAGTACTAGAAACTGTAGAACAATTAACTAAAAAAGGGTATGATTTTCAATTAATGGTCTGCGGATGTAAACCTGCCAGAGAGCATCCTCATATTACTGCAATACCTTTTCTTGATAAAAACAAAGCAGAGGATAGAAAAGCTTTTAACAAATTATTATACGATACTGATATTCTATTCTTACCAACCAGAGCCGAATGTTATGGCATTGTTTTTTGTGAAGCAAATGCCTTCGGAGTGCCAGTTATTTCAACCGACACAGGGGGCGTTAGCTCCATTATAGAGGATGGTGTAAATGGTTTTCTCTTACCTCTTACAGCAAAAGCCGAGGCCTACACAGACAAAATAGAATATCTGATTAATAATAAAAATGTGTTAAAAAAGATGTCTTTAAAAGCTAGGGAAAAGTATGAAGAGGAGCTAAACTGGGAGGTTTGGGGCAAAAAAATGAGAGAAATATTATTAATGATTTTTAATAACGAGCCTCAAAAGAGTCTTTAA
- a CDS encoding DedA family protein — MDTTSIIEWGGFLIIAILIFAETGLLIGLVIPGGETLVFTAGLLVSTDSLGVSVAILLFSLILAGIVGDTSGYFIGKKFGRKLYDKEDTWYFKKKYLHMAADYFDKHRKAAIIFGKYLPIIRPFSPVISGTTNMKFSVFMFLTIVASILYMSTYVLAGYFLGTQFPIIKEYLGWIVPISIVVALIPVFKQFRKAKSNA; from the coding sequence ATGGATACTACGAGCATTATTGAATGGGGAGGTTTCCTCATTATTGCGATACTGATATTTGCCGAAACAGGACTACTGATCGGACTGGTTATACCTGGCGGAGAAACGTTGGTTTTTACGGCAGGGCTGCTGGTAAGTACCGATTCATTAGGTGTTTCTGTAGCTATATTGCTCTTCTCCCTGATATTGGCAGGTATAGTAGGGGATACTTCAGGTTATTTTATCGGGAAGAAATTTGGCAGAAAACTCTATGACAAGGAAGATACTTGGTACTTTAAAAAGAAGTACCTGCATATGGCTGCCGACTATTTTGATAAGCACCGGAAAGCTGCTATCATCTTTGGTAAATACTTACCTATTATCAGGCCTTTCAGCCCTGTGATCTCCGGAACAACTAACATGAAGTTTTCTGTATTTATGTTCCTGACTATAGTGGCAAGTATACTTTATATGAGCACCTATGTACTGGCAGGATATTTTCTCGGTACTCAATTTCCGATAATAAAAGAGTACCTGGGCTGGATAGTACCTATCAGTATAGTAGTGGCTCTCATTCCTGTGTTTAAACAGTTCAGGAAAGCTAAGAGCAATGCATAA
- a CDS encoding glycosyltransferase: MTNYLIYTTLTAWREPPRSRHQVSGCLQKKGVVYFVEKSKIGLPKIVLTTTDDNLVLITPYFPVDYRIRYRTPLVNELYHYWLLSEIRKLYIEFEMVITFDHTSHIITKFYPDVVYYCGDDFIGNSEFSFYPINLFHSIIEQKLASKAKMCIVTSDYLLSRHIKYNKRTYLVPLGAPSVEYDKIYKPSHLKKPVLGLVAYLNFKIPLDVLDQLVLEYKIYLIGPAAKNIKERYKHHRNAIFTGPKEGTDLYQLLQNNVDVCIAPYAEERINKGVTPNKMWLYLALGKPCVVTEIPNIRNLELGEKLVYKCSNQNFSSTCHKAFDENNETLFQLRIQKANDNSWSQRVESILNYFQTTEKSVQANVL; encoded by the coding sequence ATGACCAATTATTTGATATATACTACCCTTACCGCTTGGAGAGAACCCCCTCGTTCCAGACATCAGGTATCAGGTTGTTTACAAAAGAAGGGAGTTGTTTATTTTGTTGAAAAAAGCAAAATAGGGTTACCCAAAATTGTTTTGACTACTACTGATGATAATCTAGTACTTATCACACCTTACTTTCCGGTCGATTACCGGATTCGATATCGAACTCCATTAGTAAATGAACTCTATCACTATTGGCTCTTAAGTGAAATCCGGAAATTATACATTGAATTCGAAATGGTGATAACCTTCGATCATACCTCACATATTATAACTAAGTTTTATCCAGATGTGGTGTACTACTGCGGAGATGATTTTATAGGCAACTCAGAGTTTAGCTTTTATCCTATAAATTTGTTTCACAGCATAATTGAACAAAAATTAGCTTCTAAAGCTAAGATGTGTATAGTTACATCAGATTATCTGCTTTCACGGCATATCAAATATAATAAGAGAACATATTTAGTACCATTAGGAGCCCCATCTGTTGAATACGACAAGATTTATAAACCATCACACTTAAAAAAGCCTGTGTTGGGTTTAGTGGCATATTTGAATTTCAAAATTCCACTTGATGTACTTGATCAACTAGTTTTAGAGTACAAGATTTATCTAATTGGCCCGGCAGCAAAGAATATAAAAGAAAGGTATAAGCATCACAGAAACGCAATATTTACGGGGCCTAAAGAAGGAACAGATTTATATCAGCTCCTGCAAAACAATGTTGATGTTTGTATTGCACCTTATGCAGAGGAAAGAATAAATAAAGGAGTCACACCTAATAAAATGTGGCTATACTTAGCATTAGGAAAGCCTTGTGTCGTAACAGAAATACCGAACATCAGAAACTTAGAGCTTGGCGAAAAGCTAGTTTATAAGTGTAGCAACCAGAACTTTAGCAGTACCTGTCATAAAGCATTTGATGAAAACAATGAAACCTTATTTCAATTAAGAATTCAAAAAGCTAATGATAACTCCTGGAGTCAAAGAGTTGAATCTATTCTAAATTACTTTCAAACAACAGAGAAATCTGTACAGGCAAATGTTCTATGA
- a CDS encoding GumC family protein: MVNKATPDAENNLFFSLLYKYLPYWPLFVLLLLLGGLAGWGYLSYATPVYETTATLIITDEKKGMNDPRIYEAIDVFNSTKIVENEMEVIQSRALMKQVVDSLNLYAPIYEEGEIKSLHAYSTSPIIIKAKYPEKIRAQEKVYFSYNSKTSKVKIKNKEYPLDTWVRTPYGTFQFQHNLKQEAMPTYPLYFSLENPRIVTEGILGRLDVKAANKLSSVINLSLQDPVPQRGEDILNQLIYAYNQLAVIDRNVLAANTLAFIEDRIKFVEKELDVVENEVQQYKSTKGIVDLGEQGKLFLQNVGDNDRKLAEVNLQLAVLDKVERYVVSKENSASIVPSTLGLNDPVLAQLLQKLYDTEIQYQKLSKTTAENNPILVSVTDEIEKIRPSILESIRNQRVNLQASKANLASTNGQYNSVLQKIPKKERELLEISRQQAIKNSVYSFLLQKREETALSYAPTSGDSRVVDMAEAALLPVSPKPFTVYLIAAVLAMILGVTMVTSKELLNQKILFRSEIVDCTHAPIVAELSYVKPRKGPLFKEPSEVFVVEQFRQMRATMGLYGRTFSKKKIMVTSSIPGEGKSFVSTNLALSLALSGKKVILIDLDLRNPNTSVLFDLLKHEGITEYLVGELDACDMIISTEYENLSIMPAGARIGDNSELLLNGRLEALFKYLETEFDYILVDTPPVTLVSDAYLITEFCDISLYVIRHDYTPKVVVQRLEDSNISKSLTNMAIVFNGVKARGFVKGEYGYGYGYGNEYVYKRNKYGMKAT; the protein is encoded by the coding sequence ATGGTTAATAAAGCAACTCCTGACGCAGAAAACAACCTTTTTTTTAGTTTATTATATAAGTACCTGCCTTACTGGCCACTGTTTGTACTACTACTGCTGCTTGGAGGGCTAGCAGGCTGGGGTTATCTGTCTTATGCCACCCCAGTTTATGAAACAACAGCTACATTGATTATAACGGATGAGAAAAAGGGTATGAATGATCCCCGGATTTACGAAGCGATTGATGTGTTTAACTCAACCAAAATTGTAGAAAATGAGATGGAGGTTATACAATCGCGAGCTTTAATGAAGCAGGTAGTAGATTCTCTTAACCTCTATGCCCCAATCTATGAAGAAGGTGAGATCAAATCTTTACATGCTTATTCAACCTCCCCTATTATTATAAAGGCTAAATATCCCGAAAAAATAAGGGCGCAAGAGAAAGTATACTTTTCCTACAATAGTAAAACAAGCAAGGTTAAAATAAAAAATAAGGAGTATCCGCTGGATACTTGGGTAAGAACACCTTATGGTACTTTCCAGTTTCAGCATAATCTTAAACAGGAGGCCATGCCTACTTACCCTCTTTACTTTTCTTTAGAAAATCCGAGGATCGTAACTGAGGGTATTTTAGGCAGATTAGATGTAAAGGCTGCTAACAAATTATCCAGTGTAATTAATCTGTCGCTGCAAGACCCTGTACCACAGAGAGGTGAGGACATCCTGAACCAGTTAATTTATGCTTATAACCAGTTAGCTGTTATTGACAGAAATGTTCTGGCTGCCAACACGCTCGCCTTTATAGAAGATAGAATTAAGTTTGTTGAAAAAGAACTTGATGTTGTAGAGAATGAAGTACAACAATATAAATCAACAAAAGGAATTGTAGACCTTGGAGAGCAGGGTAAACTATTTTTACAGAATGTAGGAGATAATGACCGTAAATTAGCTGAGGTAAATTTACAACTCGCCGTGCTGGATAAGGTTGAACGCTACGTGGTCTCAAAAGAGAACTCCGCAAGTATAGTTCCTTCTACCTTAGGGCTTAATGATCCGGTTCTGGCACAACTCTTACAGAAACTTTACGATACTGAGATACAATACCAAAAGCTAAGTAAAACAACGGCTGAGAACAACCCTATACTTGTTTCTGTAACAGATGAAATAGAGAAAATACGCCCGAGTATACTTGAAAGCATTAGAAACCAGAGAGTAAATCTGCAGGCAAGTAAGGCAAATTTAGCTTCTACAAACGGGCAATATAATTCTGTTCTACAAAAGATTCCAAAGAAAGAAAGAGAGCTCCTTGAAATAAGCAGGCAGCAAGCTATAAAGAATAGTGTTTATAGTTTCCTTCTTCAAAAAAGGGAAGAAACGGCCCTCTCCTACGCGCCTACGTCCGGAGATAGCAGAGTAGTGGACATGGCAGAAGCTGCATTGCTACCTGTTAGCCCTAAGCCATTTACAGTTTACCTGATTGCAGCAGTATTAGCCATGATATTAGGTGTAACTATGGTAACCTCGAAAGAGCTGCTAAACCAGAAAATATTGTTCCGGTCAGAGATAGTAGATTGTACACATGCCCCTATCGTTGCTGAACTATCTTATGTTAAACCTAGAAAAGGCCCTCTTTTTAAAGAGCCAAGCGAAGTATTTGTTGTAGAGCAATTCCGGCAGATGAGAGCCACTATGGGTTTGTATGGCAGAACCTTTAGCAAAAAGAAGATTATGGTTACCTCCAGTATTCCGGGTGAGGGCAAAAGCTTCGTGAGTACTAATCTTGCCCTAAGCTTAGCTTTATCAGGTAAAAAAGTCATACTCATAGATCTTGACCTGAGAAATCCGAATACTTCTGTGTTGTTTGATTTGCTTAAGCATGAGGGTATTACCGAGTATCTGGTAGGTGAATTAGACGCTTGTGATATGATTATAAGCACCGAATATGAGAATCTAAGCATTATGCCAGCTGGAGCCAGGATAGGTGATAACTCAGAGCTTTTACTGAACGGACGCCTGGAAGCCCTTTTTAAATACTTAGAAACTGAATTTGATTATATTCTTGTAGATACCCCTCCGGTAACCTTAGTATCTGATGCCTACCTTATTACAGAGTTCTGTGATATATCCTTATACGTTATAAGGCATGATTACACCCCTAAGGTAGTAGTACAACGCCTTGAGGATAGTAATATCAGTAAATCATTAACTAATATGGCTATTGTGTTTAATGGTGTAAAAGCAAGGGGTTTTGTGAAGGGTGAATATGGCTATGGCTATGGTTACGGAAATGAATATGTGTATAAGAGAAATAAGTATGGTATGAAAGCCACATGA
- a CDS encoding polysaccharide biosynthesis/export family protein, with protein sequence MKIAFPPLCYIIALCTVMFTSCIDTSKATYFNNISNTEFPSEDLQLLEPVIQENDLLSISVNSLNPEASVIFNMPNVSATETSTVSGNTAQASGYLVDQDGFIQFPFLGNIKAAGLTKKALKENITRELERRKLLIEPIINIRYLNYKVSVLGEVARPSVFTIPNEKITLLEALGLAGDLTIYANRDNVLLIREEDGTKKLTRINLTTDELFTSPYYYLKSNDIIYVEANKSKISSTGTARQWLPVVFSALSLTVIVIDLLTR encoded by the coding sequence ATGAAAATAGCTTTTCCTCCTCTATGCTATATTATTGCTTTATGCACAGTTATGTTTACTTCTTGTATAGACACAAGCAAGGCTACGTATTTTAATAACATCAGTAATACTGAATTTCCTTCAGAGGATCTACAGTTATTAGAGCCTGTGATACAGGAAAATGATCTTTTAAGTATATCAGTAAACAGTCTTAACCCAGAAGCTTCAGTAATTTTCAACATGCCCAATGTTTCAGCTACTGAGACATCTACTGTTTCAGGCAATACTGCCCAGGCATCTGGCTACCTTGTTGACCAAGATGGCTTTATACAATTCCCATTTCTGGGTAACATAAAAGCAGCTGGTTTAACTAAAAAAGCATTAAAAGAAAACATAACCAGGGAATTAGAAAGAAGGAAACTGCTCATAGAGCCCATCATCAATATTCGCTATTTAAACTATAAAGTATCAGTGCTGGGTGAAGTTGCCCGCCCCTCGGTTTTCACCATTCCTAATGAGAAAATAACATTATTGGAGGCGCTTGGACTGGCAGGTGATTTAACAATTTATGCCAACCGCGACAATGTGTTGTTAATCAGGGAAGAAGATGGCACCAAGAAATTAACAAGAATAAATTTAACAACAGATGAACTGTTCACTTCACCTTACTACTACTTAAAGTCTAATGATATTATATATGTAGAGGCAAATAAGTCTAAGATCTCCAGCACAGGCACTGCCAGGCAATGGTTACCTGTTGTCTTTAGTGCATTGTCCCTTACCGTAATTGTTATTGATCTCTTAACCAGATAA
- a CDS encoding flippase → MTVVRTESSKLGTNVLSLGVVQVANYLMPLATVPIVSRIIGPEKFGVINFAAAFVVYLSLLVNYGFSLTATRRLAANPSDPENRNRIFSEVFTAQAILLLIATVIFLVCLLSIPQLREEWLVSVFTFFSCVGTLFTQEWLFQAMQDLSKVAILNFLSKLIFVVSILLIINVQSDYIWYALALSTSQVLVGIFSFVWSFKKYNIKLYIIDLPSSLKLLWKEKTYFTSLIVINLYTTANIVLLGFMTDAAQVGYYTAGTKITFIIQTILILPFRHTFFPYISNEITKDIDKGLQIAQKLLPIVLWPTFILCLSTFFLSKNIILILFGDAFEPSTIVLRILSFLPMIIALSNIWGILVMLNLNFDKIYFRITTLCAVLSVLLNFWLIPIWSYAGTAMVLLLTQLLGLILIFLYLQKMKIKLINPSYFSPLAIRKILIAHFNR, encoded by the coding sequence ATGACAGTCGTACGAACAGAGAGCAGTAAATTAGGCACAAATGTTCTATCATTAGGGGTAGTACAGGTAGCTAATTATCTAATGCCATTGGCAACAGTGCCAATAGTATCAAGGATTATTGGCCCTGAAAAATTTGGTGTAATTAACTTCGCTGCTGCTTTCGTAGTTTATTTATCTTTACTCGTTAACTATGGTTTTAGCTTAACCGCTACAAGACGTTTAGCTGCTAACCCTTCAGATCCGGAAAACAGGAACAGAATTTTTAGTGAGGTATTTACTGCCCAGGCTATTCTATTATTAATAGCTACTGTAATATTCTTGGTCTGTCTCTTATCTATCCCCCAACTGAGAGAAGAGTGGTTAGTTTCGGTTTTTACTTTTTTTTCCTGCGTCGGTACACTGTTTACTCAGGAGTGGTTGTTTCAGGCAATGCAGGATTTATCTAAAGTAGCCATATTAAATTTCTTATCTAAGTTAATTTTTGTTGTAAGTATTTTACTTATTATTAATGTCCAATCAGATTATATCTGGTATGCTTTAGCTCTTAGCACTTCGCAGGTTCTGGTAGGTATATTTTCATTTGTATGGTCATTTAAAAAGTATAACATAAAACTATACATAATAGACCTACCTTCATCTTTAAAGCTGCTTTGGAAAGAGAAAACTTATTTTACATCTCTGATAGTAATAAACCTTTATACTACGGCTAATATAGTACTTCTTGGTTTCATGACTGATGCAGCACAAGTAGGCTATTATACAGCAGGCACAAAGATTACTTTTATCATACAAACCATACTTATACTTCCTTTCCGGCATACTTTCTTTCCTTATATATCAAATGAAATTACAAAAGACATAGATAAGGGACTTCAGATTGCTCAAAAGCTGCTTCCAATCGTATTATGGCCAACTTTTATCTTATGCCTGAGTACCTTCTTTTTAAGTAAAAACATTATCCTGATATTATTTGGTGACGCATTTGAGCCATCCACAATAGTACTTAGAATTCTCTCTTTCCTACCTATGATTATTGCACTAAGCAATATTTGGGGCATATTAGTAATGCTAAATTTAAATTTTGACAAGATTTACTTTAGAATTACTACACTCTGTGCTGTACTAAGTGTTCTCCTTAACTTTTGGTTAATACCCATCTGGAGCTATGCGGGTACTGCAATGGTACTGTTACTAACCCAACTTTTAGGCTTAATACTTATTTTTCTATACTTACAGAAAATGAAGATCAAGCTTATTAACCCATCTTATTTTAGTCCGCTTGCCATTCGAAAAATTCTGATAGCCCATTTTAATAGGTAA
- a CDS encoding glycosyltransferase family protein, whose amino-acid sequence MMEKNRRSLYLYPITKHTFREGGNNYIQNLVIALSHEFNIVNNQTSWGLLDVLLKIPKTNIIYLNWIEDIAGKRWAVMQAILLYFIIIISKLLQVKIVWFIHNNLSHFKQNLWLKKIIVTVLARHADVILSHSKAITLKIPPEKHYSFDHPIENFTPVKAIKKPEYDLLIWGRIEPHKGVDDFIKYNYKSDSLLNYKILIAGKFHSQEYYNSLQKFILPNIKIDNRIISEPELMLYLENSKYVLFTYNSPSVLSSAALCKTLSYGKTIIGPDRGSFKELGRKGLIYNYREYNDLKSLLVKLENKNNPVDITKLKLYIEATSWINFTDFLTTTLKSVFKDKVSVVESSLITSYSTELSENK is encoded by the coding sequence ATGATGGAGAAGAATAGAAGATCATTATACTTATACCCGATCACAAAGCATACCTTCAGGGAAGGTGGGAATAACTACATACAAAATTTAGTAATAGCACTGAGTCATGAATTTAATATTGTAAATAATCAGACATCCTGGGGCTTATTGGATGTGCTGCTAAAGATCCCGAAGACAAATATCATTTATTTGAATTGGATAGAAGATATTGCTGGTAAACGTTGGGCTGTGATGCAGGCAATACTATTATACTTTATTATTATCATATCCAAGCTACTTCAAGTTAAAATCGTGTGGTTCATCCACAATAACTTATCTCATTTCAAACAAAACCTCTGGCTCAAAAAAATAATCGTAACCGTATTAGCTCGGCATGCTGATGTTATTCTTTCTCATTCAAAAGCCATAACACTAAAAATACCACCTGAAAAGCATTATTCTTTTGATCACCCAATTGAAAATTTCACTCCTGTAAAAGCTATTAAAAAACCAGAATATGACTTATTAATATGGGGTAGAATTGAGCCTCATAAAGGGGTAGATGATTTTATAAAGTATAATTATAAATCAGACAGCCTGCTAAATTATAAAATACTAATTGCAGGTAAATTTCATTCACAAGAGTACTACAATTCACTACAGAAGTTCATCCTTCCAAATATTAAAATAGATAACAGGATTATCTCTGAACCTGAATTAATGCTATACTTAGAAAACTCCAAGTATGTACTGTTCACTTATAACTCACCTTCTGTTTTAAGCTCAGCTGCTTTATGTAAAACTCTATCTTATGGTAAAACTATTATAGGCCCTGATAGAGGATCATTTAAGGAGCTAGGCAGAAAAGGGTTAATTTATAATTATAGAGAATACAATGACTTAAAATCACTTCTGGTAAAACTAGAAAACAAAAATAATCCAGTAGACATAACAAAATTAAAATTATACATAGAAGCTACTTCCTGGATAAACTTTACTGATTTTCTTACCACTACTCTTAAGTCAGTTTTTAAAGATAAAGTATCAGTGGTAGAATCTTCTTTGATTACATCCTATTCAACGGAATTATCTGAAAATAAATGA
- a CDS encoding GAF domain-containing sensor histidine kinase encodes MHYKINLLNNYNYMPAQFPVQPEEFDRVKDLSEFDLDYASLENNFTDLLKLAAQVAGTEISLLNLIDAYTLWTVAGHGFPTGQTPRENSVCQYTILEPEQFEVKNLMLDSRFRNLQGVKDGPQLRYYFGLPLKTRNGQSIGSLCVLDTSEKNLTQDKIGLLKIIANEVVSRLTTQQQVQALRQQLAEAKEVNKRVAHDIRGPIGGIIGLAKMISRKADSHTPEEIQKLSQHIYTSGTSLLDLADEILTTGKKADTTVAQLQENSLTLQQFKDKLTELYQPQATDKGIVFEVETNPDQDIIAFPKNKLMQITGNLISNAFKFTPPLGAVTVKLNILPEPNVRMLHIQVIDNGIGITDEQLAEVMNGRQNFTTIGTDGEQGFGLGLQLVKHLVNSLQGTFRVTSVPGQGTSFELKIPVGIVSPILSN; translated from the coding sequence TTGCATTACAAAATAAACCTACTCAACAATTACAACTATATGCCTGCTCAGTTCCCGGTTCAGCCTGAAGAGTTTGATCGAGTTAAAGATCTGTCGGAATTTGATCTGGATTATGCCAGCCTTGAAAATAATTTTACAGACCTGTTAAAACTGGCGGCACAAGTGGCGGGCACAGAAATTTCGCTGCTTAACCTGATCGATGCTTATACCTTGTGGACAGTGGCTGGGCATGGTTTTCCGACGGGGCAGACGCCGCGCGAGAACAGCGTTTGCCAGTATACCATACTGGAGCCGGAACAGTTTGAGGTAAAAAACTTAATGCTGGATAGCCGCTTCAGGAATCTTCAGGGTGTAAAAGACGGGCCTCAACTACGCTATTATTTCGGCCTGCCGCTTAAAACCAGGAACGGGCAAAGTATAGGTTCGTTATGTGTTTTGGATACCTCTGAAAAAAACCTGACACAGGACAAGATCGGGTTATTAAAGATTATTGCAAACGAGGTTGTTAGCCGGCTTACTACCCAGCAGCAGGTACAGGCACTACGTCAGCAATTGGCAGAAGCAAAGGAAGTAAACAAAAGAGTAGCACACGATATAAGAGGTCCTATTGGCGGTATCATCGGGCTTGCCAAAATGATCTCCCGGAAAGCAGACAGCCATACCCCGGAAGAGATACAGAAGCTAAGCCAGCATATTTATACCAGTGGCACCTCATTGCTGGATCTGGCAGATGAAATATTAACCACCGGAAAGAAAGCAGATACCACCGTGGCGCAATTGCAGGAAAACAGCCTTACCCTGCAGCAATTCAAAGACAAGCTTACAGAACTTTACCAGCCACAGGCTACCGACAAAGGCATTGTGTTTGAAGTGGAAACCAATCCGGATCAGGACATAATCGCTTTCCCTAAAAACAAACTGATGCAGATAACCGGTAATCTGATCTCCAATGCCTTTAAGTTTACTCCACCGCTGGGGGCAGTTACTGTTAAATTAAACATTCTCCCGGAACCGAATGTCAGGATGCTTCACATACAGGTAATTGATAACGGCATAGGTATAACAGATGAGCAGTTGGCAGAAGTAATGAACGGTAGGCAAAACTTTACTACCATTGGTACAGACGGAGAGCAGGGATTTGGTTTAGGGCTACAACTAGTGAAACACCTTGTAAATAGTTTACAGGGCACCTTCCGTGTTACCTCTGTACCCGGTCAGGGCACCAGCTTTGAGTTAAAGATACCGGTTGGTATTGTTTCGCCAATTTTATCAAATTAA
- a CDS encoding glycosyltransferase family 2 protein — protein sequence MTFSGKYTFSIGIPAYKGMFLSECIKSILTQKYTNFELIIIDDFSPDRLETTINQFRDDRIRYYRNSQNIGGKNVINNWNKCLEKASGEFFILMGDDDMMEPDYLEEFEKLIKKYPDLNVYHCRSQIINEKSETITFTPSWPEFETLYDNIWHRINNGKRDQFISDFVYRTKFLKMNGGFVNLPLAWGADDITAYVACGTKGIAHTNKPIFKYRKNSLSITSTGNPEMKMRAIDLEQKWFEDFLLKQPECNYDYILYKDINRKVHQHIRRKKLQVISLSLKSDFWKNAGRWIYSSRKYNISVVNILYAMLIRVVHDSNLLRNHT from the coding sequence ATGACATTCAGTGGTAAATATACTTTTAGCATTGGTATACCAGCTTACAAAGGTATGTTCCTTTCTGAATGCATTAAAAGTATACTTACCCAGAAGTATACAAACTTTGAGTTAATAATAATAGATGACTTCTCTCCTGACAGACTTGAGACTACAATAAATCAGTTCAGAGATGATCGGATCAGATATTATAGAAACTCCCAAAACATAGGAGGAAAAAATGTAATAAATAACTGGAATAAGTGCTTGGAAAAAGCATCAGGTGAGTTCTTTATATTGATGGGAGATGATGATATGATGGAACCAGATTATCTTGAAGAATTTGAGAAATTAATTAAGAAATATCCTGACCTGAATGTATACCATTGCCGCTCACAAATTATAAACGAAAAATCTGAAACTATAACTTTTACTCCATCCTGGCCTGAGTTTGAAACTTTATATGACAATATATGGCACCGGATAAATAATGGCAAAAGGGATCAGTTTATATCAGACTTTGTGTACAGAACAAAGTTTTTAAAGATGAATGGAGGCTTTGTTAATTTACCTCTTGCCTGGGGAGCAGATGATATCACAGCTTATGTAGCTTGCGGCACAAAGGGTATTGCACATACAAACAAACCTATATTCAAGTACAGGAAAAACAGCCTAAGTATAACAAGCACAGGCAATCCTGAAATGAAGATGCGCGCAATTGATCTCGAACAAAAATGGTTTGAAGATTTTTTGCTAAAGCAACCTGAGTGTAACTATGACTATATTCTCTATAAGGATATAAACAGGAAAGTTCATCAACATATAAGACGTAAAAAACTACAAGTCATCTCATTATCATTAAAATCCGACTTTTGGAAAAATGCAGGGAGGTGGATTTACTCATCCAGAAAATACAACATATCAGTTGTAAATATTCTATATGCTATGTTGATCAGAGTAGTGCATGACTCCAATCTTTTGAGGAACCATACCTGA